In a genomic window of bacterium:
- a CDS encoding AMMECR1 domain-containing protein: MKEQLAAIVEVAMRRAWGESAAWPANAEPLFDQPLGVFVTLKKDEEIRGCMGSLKPRKSSLREEIAANLKAAMTQDPRHRRVEKSELPGMEIYLTTAGTPQPVPRFDALSPVHDAILLKSGAREAVVLPGEARTLRYLLAFAKAKAGVRKGEPYQVFRLPVEVLAVD, translated from the coding sequence TTGAAAGAGCAGTTGGCGGCGATCGTCGAGGTGGCGATGCGGCGGGCCTGGGGCGAGAGCGCGGCCTGGCCGGCAAACGCCGAGCCGCTCTTCGATCAGCCCTTGGGCGTCTTCGTCACCTTGAAGAAAGACGAGGAGATCCGGGGCTGCATGGGCAGCCTCAAGCCGCGCAAATCCAGCCTCCGCGAGGAGATCGCGGCCAATCTCAAGGCCGCGATGACCCAGGATCCGCGTCATCGCCGAGTCGAAAAATCGGAATTGCCGGGAATGGAAATCTATTTGACCACCGCCGGGACCCCCCAGCCGGTCCCGCGCTTCGACGCGCTCTCGCCGGTTCATGACGCGATCTTGTTGAAATCGGGGGCGAGAGAGGCGGTGGTTTTGCCCGGCGAGGCCCGGACCCTGCGCTATTTGCTCGCCTTCGCCAAGGCCAAGGCCGGGGTCCGAAAGGGCGAGCCTTACCAAGTGTTTCGCTTGCCGGTGGAGGTGCTGGCGGTGGATTAA
- a CDS encoding SpoIID/LytB domain-containing protein, whose product MTILFGPLPAAASTLKVQVLSKYRIESIEVRGEGLRLRGSKQGRDFELGALSPAKISVAGSGLSLEGKGEFERLSLRPGPAGLEVKMLDVAEKGPRRFGGELEVRVRSGRLFLLERPELEDYVDAVLAAELPEEFPLEAQKAQAVLARTYAVAERGRHGAEGFDLCDLTHCQVYAGVPLPSSKRAEAVRSTRGKILAYQGRPATALFHSTCGGHTSPNQRVFGGRPLAYLQGVSDADYCAASPHFHWQAEIPLEQIAVLLEAGGSPSFRGEVSSILPFGREPQGRVFSLELTAGGQRREISAMDFLSWIGKTLGWNELKSNWFEVEVKDKVARFQGRGLGHGVGLCQWGAKGRAEAGMKYPAILQSYFPGTRIEKQSQ is encoded by the coding sequence TTGACGATCCTTTTTGGCCCGCTTCCGGCCGCGGCTTCGACCCTGAAAGTCCAAGTGCTTTCCAAATACCGGATCGAGTCCATCGAGGTGAGGGGAGAGGGACTGCGGCTGCGCGGCTCCAAGCAAGGCCGAGACTTCGAGCTCGGAGCCTTGAGCCCGGCCAAGATCTCGGTGGCGGGCTCGGGCCTATCCTTGGAAGGCAAGGGCGAATTCGAGCGCCTAAGCTTGCGGCCCGGGCCGGCCGGGCTCGAAGTCAAGATGCTCGACGTCGCTGAAAAAGGCCCTCGCCGCTTCGGCGGCGAGCTCGAGGTTCGGGTGCGTTCCGGCCGGCTTTTCCTGCTGGAGCGGCCGGAATTGGAGGACTACGTCGACGCGGTGCTCGCCGCCGAGCTGCCGGAGGAATTTCCGCTCGAAGCCCAGAAAGCTCAAGCGGTCCTGGCTCGGACCTATGCCGTCGCCGAGCGGGGCCGCCACGGCGCCGAAGGCTTCGATCTCTGCGATCTGACCCATTGCCAAGTCTACGCCGGGGTTCCGCTGCCCTCCTCGAAGCGGGCGGAAGCGGTGCGGAGCACCCGAGGCAAGATCCTGGCCTATCAGGGCCGACCGGCAACGGCGCTTTTCCATTCGACTTGCGGCGGGCACACCAGCCCCAATCAGCGGGTCTTCGGCGGTCGACCACTGGCTTATTTACAGGGCGTTTCCGATGCTGATTACTGCGCGGCCTCGCCGCACTTCCATTGGCAGGCCGAAATCCCGCTCGAGCAAATCGCGGTCCTGCTCGAGGCCGGCGGCTCGCCGTCCTTTCGCGGCGAGGTGAGCTCGATCCTGCCCTTCGGTCGCGAGCCTCAGGGTCGGGTCTTCAGCCTGGAGCTGACGGCCGGCGGCCAGCGCCGAGAGATTTCGGCGATGGATTTTCTTTCCTGGATCGGCAAGACCTTGGGCTGGAACGAGCTGAAGAGCAATTGGTTCGAAGTCGAAGTGAAAGACAAGGTCGCCCGTTTCCAGGGGCGCGGCTTGGGTCACGGCGTCGGCCTCTGCCAGTGGGGCGCCAAGGGAAGGGCCGAGGCCGGCATGAAGTATCCGGCCATCTTGCAAAGCTATTTCCCGGGAACGAGGATTGAGAAGCAAAGTCAATGA
- a CDS encoding thioredoxin-like domain-containing protein — protein MKRILTFGLLLLAIACRPAPKAPAAKASFPIAESHRVLASPSDWLNTARPLKAEDLAGRILLVDFWTYACINCIHVMPDLHRLEKEFGKDLAVIGVHSAKFDNEKDSDNIRAAVLRYELSHPVVNDADFKVWNAFGVNAWPTWILIKPDGEVDRTYSGEGNYDEVRADVERLRQEFAGKLRQDPLPLSPEKAKMAPSELSFPGKLAFDVERGLLWISDSNHHRLVAIKLDGTVVETVGKKGEAGKQDGDFATARFHRPQGLLYGPGKLYVADTENHLIRVVDLAQREVKTIAGTGVQGFLRELQNAPALTTPLSSPWDLAFFPDAGSLAIAMAGTHQLWSLDLARGALSVLAGNGRESIDDGPYPENSLSQPSGLSAVERRLYFVDSETSSLRLLFDQAVKTLIGTGLFDFGFKDGDAKTARLQHPIGLWAEEGRVYIADTYNHSIRLYDMKAARLSTLAGDGRRGEADGPFAAARFNEPNAILRIGEKLYVADTNNHRIRALDPLSGQVSTLELKSKEVPAAASATSRPAENLPNRKISQDLTLAPGGKIEWKLELPQGWKLNAQAPSRLQLFAVDGEPRALASFGKEELAAKRVTLPALEAGGKYLLQGLLYYCREGAEALCYLGGAEARVQVKDGGANLILWKLDP, from the coding sequence ATGAAGCGAATCCTGACCTTTGGTCTTCTTTTACTGGCCATTGCCTGCCGGCCCGCTCCCAAGGCGCCGGCGGCGAAGGCCAGCTTCCCTATCGCGGAGAGCCATCGGGTCCTGGCCTCGCCGAGCGATTGGCTCAACACCGCGCGGCCACTGAAGGCGGAAGATCTGGCCGGCCGGATCCTGCTCGTCGATTTTTGGACTTATGCCTGCATCAACTGCATCCACGTCATGCCCGACCTTCATCGTTTGGAGAAGGAGTTTGGCAAAGACTTGGCGGTGATCGGCGTCCACTCCGCCAAATTCGACAACGAGAAGGACTCCGACAATATCCGGGCGGCGGTGCTGCGCTATGAGCTGAGCCATCCGGTCGTCAACGACGCCGATTTCAAGGTTTGGAACGCCTTCGGCGTCAATGCCTGGCCGACTTGGATCTTGATCAAGCCCGACGGCGAGGTCGACCGGACTTATTCGGGCGAAGGAAATTATGACGAGGTCCGAGCCGACGTCGAGCGCCTCCGCCAGGAATTCGCCGGCAAGCTTCGTCAAGATCCCTTGCCGCTTTCGCCGGAGAAAGCCAAGATGGCTCCCTCGGAGCTGAGCTTCCCGGGCAAGCTGGCCTTCGACGTCGAACGCGGCTTGCTCTGGATCAGCGACTCCAACCATCACCGGCTGGTGGCGATCAAGCTCGATGGCACCGTCGTCGAGACGGTCGGCAAGAAGGGCGAGGCCGGCAAACAGGACGGCGACTTCGCGACCGCCCGCTTCCATCGGCCTCAAGGCTTGCTCTACGGCCCCGGGAAGCTCTATGTGGCCGACACCGAGAATCACTTGATTAGGGTCGTCGATCTGGCCCAGCGCGAGGTGAAAACAATCGCCGGCACCGGCGTCCAAGGCTTCCTCCGCGAGCTCCAAAACGCCCCGGCCCTGACGACGCCGCTCTCCAGCCCCTGGGACTTGGCCTTCTTTCCCGATGCCGGCAGCCTCGCGATCGCCATGGCCGGCACTCACCAACTTTGGAGCTTGGATCTCGCCCGCGGCGCCTTGAGCGTCCTCGCCGGCAACGGCCGGGAATCGATCGACGACGGCCCCTATCCCGAGAACTCGCTGTCCCAGCCGAGCGGGCTCAGCGCGGTCGAGCGCCGGCTCTATTTCGTCGACTCCGAGACCAGCTCGCTGCGCCTGCTCTTCGATCAAGCCGTGAAGACCTTGATCGGCACCGGCCTTTTCGACTTCGGCTTCAAGGACGGCGACGCGAAGACGGCGCGGCTGCAGCACCCGATCGGGCTCTGGGCCGAGGAGGGCCGGGTCTACATCGCCGACACTTACAACCACTCGATTCGGCTCTACGACATGAAGGCCGCCCGGCTTTCCACCTTGGCCGGCGACGGCCGGCGCGGCGAGGCCGACGGCCCCTTCGCCGCCGCCCGCTTCAACGAGCCCAACGCCATCCTTCGGATCGGTGAAAAGCTCTACGTCGCCGACACCAACAATCACCGGATTCGAGCGCTCGATCCCTTGAGCGGCCAGGTCTCGACTTTGGAGCTCAAGTCCAAGGAAGTGCCGGCCGCGGCCTCGGCGACTTCACGGCCGGCCGAAAATTTGCCCAACCGCAAGATCAGTCAGGACCTGACGCTGGCGCCGGGCGGCAAGATCGAATGGAAGCTGGAGCTGCCCCAGGGCTGGAAGCTGAACGCTCAAGCGCCGAGCCGGCTCCAGCTTTTCGCGGTCGACGGCGAGCCTCGGGCCCTCGCGAGCTTCGGCAAGGAGGAATTGGCGGCCAAGCGGGTCACTCTGCCGGCCTTGGAGGCCGGCGGAAAGTACCTGCTCCAGGGTCTGCTCTATTATTGCCGCGAGGGCGCCGAGGCGCTCTGCTACCTGGGTGGAGCCGAGGCGAGGGTTCAGGTCAAGGACGGCGGAGCGAATCTCATCCTATGGAAGC